One segment of Candidatus Pelagibacter ubique HTCC1062 DNA contains the following:
- a CDS encoding SDR family NAD(P)-dependent oxidoreductase, translated as MNIDLKRKTALVTGGATGLGKGIAIALANSNAKVVVTSRNKKDIEKISKHPSGNIFGYNLDITNSSELETLYKNIKKKYQKIDILINNVGHTLDIKDPFTNINNWKKVMDLNFFTAVNVNNMFINDMKKKNWGRIINITSIAGTEISGPSTFNASKAALTAYTRSVGRQLAIEKRNIVMTAVAPGIIATERGHWNKKTVKSLHAKKYLKNRTAIGRFGTVDELTGIIVFLCSEKASFFHGSILQPDGGQSRQYMAFNYL; from the coding sequence ATGAATATTGATCTAAAAAGAAAAACTGCCCTTGTGACTGGTGGTGCCACTGGATTGGGTAAGGGGATTGCTATTGCTCTAGCAAACTCTAATGCTAAAGTTGTAGTAACATCTAGAAATAAAAAAGATATTGAAAAAATTTCCAAACATCCTAGTGGAAACATTTTTGGTTACAATTTAGACATTACTAACTCTAGCGAACTTGAAACACTTTATAAAAATATAAAAAAAAAATATCAAAAAATTGATATATTGATTAACAATGTGGGCCATACGTTAGATATAAAAGATCCTTTTACAAATATAAATAACTGGAAAAAAGTAATGGATTTAAATTTTTTTACAGCAGTAAATGTAAATAATATGTTTATTAATGATATGAAAAAAAAAAATTGGGGAAGAATTATTAATATTACCTCTATAGCAGGGACAGAAATAAGTGGTCCTTCGACTTTTAATGCATCTAAAGCTGCACTAACTGCTTATACTAGAAGTGTTGGCAGACAATTAGCAATAGAAAAAAGAAACATTGTAATGACAGCTGTCGCGCCTGGTATTATTGCGACTGAAAGAGGTCACTGGAACAAGAAAACAGTTAAAAGCTTGCATGCAAAAAAATATTTGAAAAATAGAACTGCTATTGGTAGGTTTGGAACAGTGGATGAATTAACAGGTATTATTGTCTTCTTATGTTCTGAAAAAGCTTCATTTTTTCATGGATCAATTCTTCAGCCAGATGGTGGGCAATCAAGGCAGTATATGGCTTTTAATTATTTATAA
- a CDS encoding FAD-binding oxidoreductase, giving the protein MLDFLNNVKPKTIKYYSRFNINDKKNKAHHIYPKNITELKKIFKYAKTKKQKILCVGNSKSWFDTVSNRHGIIINLKKFNRQIKLNRSKNLCVSSNVTLEEIYQFLNPLNLTLYNLPGYLNITVGGCISNNVHGKDSFKFGTFAENIIDFTILLPNGKIKKCSKMINKEIFYAAIGGLGLIGIILNVKLNVKKITSYVITENHKCKDYKQLIDVIYQDKDKYDYIYSWVDTVRGRGIVFKSKHINLNSTEFKKNKIKKNLNNLKHLIIKFFLSQIMKRDFMSFLNYIFFIINKRFSKKIENIKDIVELSKVNAIDLPNLIYPNSFVEIQFIIPKKKIRILKNFLKLLKKENLSALITGIKIHKKSIGYLTFADEGISISINIICNYNDKDKISKIKKINNYIIKNKLKIYLAKDFFLDKSDINLIYPNFKKFLNVKKKFDKQDLLYSDFLRRIS; this is encoded by the coding sequence ATGTTAGATTTTTTAAATAACGTAAAACCAAAAACAATCAAATATTATTCAAGATTTAATATCAATGATAAGAAAAATAAAGCTCATCATATCTATCCAAAAAATATAACAGAGTTAAAAAAAATTTTTAAATATGCTAAAACAAAAAAACAAAAAATTTTATGTGTAGGTAACTCAAAAAGTTGGTTTGATACTGTTAGTAATAGACATGGAATAATCATAAATTTAAAAAAATTTAATAGACAAATTAAACTTAATCGTTCTAAAAACCTTTGTGTGTCCTCAAATGTTACACTTGAAGAGATTTATCAATTTTTAAATCCTCTTAATTTAACTCTCTATAATCTTCCTGGTTATTTAAATATTACTGTAGGTGGATGTATATCTAATAACGTCCATGGTAAGGATAGCTTTAAGTTTGGTACTTTTGCTGAGAATATTATTGATTTTACAATACTGCTTCCTAATGGGAAGATCAAAAAATGTAGTAAAATGATTAATAAAGAAATATTTTATGCTGCTATTGGTGGATTAGGATTAATAGGAATTATTTTAAATGTAAAATTGAATGTTAAAAAAATTACATCTTATGTAATTACTGAAAATCATAAATGTAAAGATTACAAACAATTAATTGACGTAATTTATCAAGACAAAGATAAATACGATTATATTTATAGTTGGGTGGATACAGTTAGAGGAAGAGGAATAGTTTTTAAAAGCAAACATATAAATCTTAATAGTACTGAATTTAAAAAAAATAAGATTAAAAAAAATCTTAATAATTTAAAACATTTAATTATCAAATTTTTTTTATCTCAGATTATGAAAAGAGATTTTATGAGCTTTTTAAATTATATCTTTTTTATTATTAATAAAAGATTCAGTAAAAAAATTGAAAATATAAAAGATATTGTTGAACTTTCTAAGGTAAACGCAATAGATCTCCCAAATTTAATTTACCCTAATTCATTTGTGGAAATACAATTTATTATACCTAAAAAAAAAATTAGGATTTTAAAAAATTTTTTAAAACTTTTAAAAAAAGAAAATTTAAGTGCTTTAATTACTGGAATTAAGATTCATAAAAAAAGCATTGGTTATTTAACATTTGCTGACGAAGGTATCAGCATAAGTATTAACATTATTTGTAATTATAATGATAAAGATAAAATCAGTAAAATAAAAAAAATTAATAATTATATAATCAAAAATAAATTAAAAATTTATTTAGCAAAAGATTTTTTCTTAGACAAGTCAGATATTAACTTGATTTACCCTAATTTTAAGAAATTTTTGAATGTTAAAAAAAAATTTGATAAGCAAGATCTTTTATATTCTGATTTTTTAAGAAGAATTTCTTAA
- a CDS encoding class I SAM-dependent methyltransferase — MKFKIKDKCNICKKFFFTHNSIDLPRLPITEIFLRSPNYKKKILFDQKINYCQSCHHMQLQNQYDTSHFYNKDYLTSSTNSYSGRYTNDIFYEFIKSNIDQNKKYNILEIGANDLYLIKKMKKFIRSGCTIDPCIKPDSSLKKIKYIKKFLENTSINEIDFIPDIVVCSHTLEHIEDPKKFIKMLTSFGDDKTKYFFQFPSCESLLDRRAFDQIHHQHFNFFSINSISKLLKKIKFDVKEYDIGELHYGSLMIYFKKSKDNIKNKNVQKFNGKLSDIYYDYKMYMKNLIQIIKKYQKRGSKVYGIGAGLMLPLVNYHLNNLLKDFDGILDDDKNKLNKFYPNLSTKISSLKNADLSNAVAVICSTASSVTTRKLVEICRLKNAKIIIIPSMTL, encoded by the coding sequence ATGAAATTTAAAATAAAAGATAAATGCAATATTTGTAAAAAATTTTTTTTTACTCACAATTCTATAGATTTACCAAGATTACCAATTACAGAAATTTTCTTGAGATCACCAAATTATAAAAAAAAAATATTATTTGATCAAAAAATAAATTATTGCCAAAGTTGTCATCATATGCAATTACAAAACCAATATGATACATCACATTTTTATAATAAAGATTATTTAACCTCATCAACAAATTCATATTCTGGTCGATATACAAACGACATATTTTATGAATTCATAAAAAGTAATATTGACCAAAATAAAAAATATAATATTTTAGAAATAGGAGCAAACGATCTTTATTTAATAAAAAAAATGAAAAAATTTATTAGATCAGGTTGTACAATCGATCCATGCATTAAACCAGATAGCAGTTTAAAAAAAATAAAATATATCAAAAAATTTTTAGAAAATACATCTATTAATGAAATCGATTTTATACCAGACATAGTAGTTTGTAGTCATACTTTAGAACACATAGAAGATCCAAAGAAATTTATTAAAATGCTCACAAGTTTTGGTGATGATAAAACTAAGTATTTTTTTCAATTCCCAAGTTGTGAAAGTTTATTAGATAGAAGAGCTTTTGATCAAATTCATCATCAGCATTTTAATTTTTTTTCAATAAATTCAATTTCAAAATTATTAAAAAAAATTAAATTCGATGTTAAAGAATACGATATTGGAGAACTTCATTATGGCTCTTTAATGATTTATTTTAAGAAATCTAAAGATAACATCAAAAATAAAAATGTTCAAAAATTTAATGGAAAATTATCAGATATTTATTATGACTATAAAATGTATATGAAAAATTTAATACAAATTATTAAAAAATATCAAAAAAGAGGAAGTAAGGTTTATGGAATAGGAGCAGGTTTAATGCTACCGTTAGTAAACTATCATTTAAACAATTTATTAAAAGACTTTGATGGTATTCTGGATGATGACAAAAATAAATTAAATAAGTTTTATCCAAATTTAAGTACAAAAATTTCTAGTTTAAAAAATGCAGATTTATCAAATGCAGTTGCAGTTATATGTTCAACAGCCTCTTCAGTGACAACAAGAAAACTTGTAGAGATATGTAGATTAAAAAATGCTAAAATAATAATAATCCCAAGCATGACGCTATAA